CCACCGTCGGCACCGTCACCGAGGCCACCACCGCGCCCGAACCATCCCGGGCGTCCACGCGCAGGCCCACCTCCTCGCCCGCCGACGACACCGGCTTCACCCTGCCGACCCACAGGCCCGTGTCCGCAGCCAGGGTCGAGGCCCCCGTTCCCCCCGCGACGGTCGTCGCCGTGGATGTCACCTCCACCACATCCGCCGCGTCCACGGAGCGGGGCAGCGCGACCACCAGCCGCGCGCCGCCGGACAGCGCCACCTCGAAGTCCGGCTCCTCCTGCACGCAGCCAAACGTGGTCAGCAGCAGGGCTCCCGCCAGATGCACCGCATGGAGTCGTCGCATGGTCGCACCGTCCTCGGAAGGCTGTTGGGATGAAGGGGACGATACCGGGTCGCCCCCCCAGGTCCAATTCACCGGGGGCCCCGAGCACCCTTGCGTGGCACGTCGTCCAGTGTGCGCCACTTGTCCGCGACCTTCGGGTGGGCGCGGTCCATGCCTGCTCGCTCGCTTCCATCCCCTGGTGCGGGGGGGAACCGCTGACGCCATCGCCCCGCCCCCGCGAACGAGCCCTCCATCCGTCGCGCGACGAAGGCTCCCGAAGACGTTCTCCCCCGCAGCCCCCGACGCCGTGCCATGCCACCACTGCGTGGAGGGCTGGAGCGCGGTGGCGGCATGGCACGGCGTGCGCGTGAGCGACCTGGCGCGGGCCGTGGGCGCCGACCCTCGCGCGGACTTCGTGGAGTTCCGCTCGTTCGACAGCGGCTACGACTCGTCGTGGGACGCCCCCAGCGCCCGGCATGCCCAGACGATCCTCGCGTACGGGATGAACGGCCAGCCGCTCACGCCCGGCCACGGCGCGCCCCTGCGGCTCTATTCAGGCGTGAAGCTGGCTACAAGAGGGTGAAGCACCTCTCCACCGTGCGGTTCCTCCCAGCGGCCAGCGGCGGCACCTGGGAGGACCGCAGCCACGAGTGGTTCGCCGGGGTGTAGCTCACGGCCCTGCGTCTGCATTCACACCCGGTGGCCGCCCCTCCCTGTCGCGGACCGGCGACGGCGTCCAGCCGAGGCCCGAAGCGTCTCGCCAGGAGTGCTTCACTTTCTCGTTCTCGACATCTCTCCGCCCGATTGCCTGCGCGGTCTGGCCAGCCAGACAGCCCGTCCCTAACTGCACTCCTGGGCGAGCGTGTATGGTTGAAAGGCGAAAGTGATGGCAGGGAACAGGGATTGGGGATTCATCCGCGTGGGGCTTCTCCTCGGCTGGCTTGGCGCAGGCTGCGGAACTTCGGACACGCCACGCACCACCGAAGGGCAGACCGCCCCCCCAGTCCTCACGGCGGACGACGATACCCCCGGCGCGGGGACCGTCGTCGATGAGACGGACGCACCACCTGCCCAGGCGGATACGGGAACGCCAACCGAGGAGCCCCTGGAGGAGGAGCCTCCTCCGAACGACC
The DNA window shown above is from Corallococcus soli and carries:
- a CDS encoding molybdopterin-dependent oxidoreductase, which gives rise to MAAWHGVRVSDLARAVGADPRADFVEFRSFDSGYDSSWDAPSARHAQTILAYGMNGQPLTPGHGAPLRLYSGVKLATRG